The following coding sequences lie in one Thalassoglobus polymorphus genomic window:
- a CDS encoding ankyrin repeat domain-containing protein encodes MSEKETDVSDDVLQFHRVVEDAPLEKLRKVLAIGMNVNAPGRLGQTALMVAIAAKNLEKIKLLLEFGADPELTDRFNATALEYAVDHDFVEAVQFLIKLGVDRGYRPKYPLKQVHYDWDFLESMQVPMPEELRGVMSEDEWNSLSNPRDILEEHGQNPSVEPLITQVQSVECLQFFLDAGDDLCLAPAEIQRDYIGLGSTTKFQCTKKEYWSHKSPRFGSSNPEVMGNPFWNDMVKLGCNAYAARKRFKDDNPFSNPGPVWCYDRFGATLTQLSDGRFVQIGGEHEDYYDPDFCIYNDVVVHDGTGEFEIYGYPKEIFPPTDFHTATLVENAIYVIGCLGYVDQREIGVTPVYRLELDTWCFEQVETHGDIPSWLHRHRAQFDASRNVITVEVGDVQVSKDSDNATLSPNTDQFELDLGSLKWRTVDHQPK; translated from the coding sequence ATGTCGGAGAAAGAAACTGACGTGAGCGACGACGTCTTACAGTTCCATCGAGTTGTGGAAGATGCTCCGTTGGAGAAACTCAGAAAAGTTTTAGCGATCGGCATGAACGTCAACGCACCAGGTCGACTTGGGCAGACAGCACTGATGGTTGCGATCGCTGCAAAGAATCTTGAAAAGATTAAATTGCTGCTGGAATTTGGAGCCGATCCTGAACTGACCGATCGATTTAATGCGACTGCTCTTGAATATGCTGTCGATCATGATTTTGTCGAAGCTGTCCAATTTCTCATCAAACTTGGCGTAGACCGTGGATATCGCCCGAAGTATCCGCTCAAGCAGGTCCATTACGATTGGGATTTTCTTGAGAGCATGCAAGTACCCATGCCGGAGGAGCTTCGAGGTGTTATGTCTGAAGACGAATGGAATAGTTTGTCGAACCCCCGGGACATCCTCGAAGAGCACGGGCAGAATCCGTCTGTCGAGCCATTGATTACTCAGGTCCAAAGTGTTGAATGCCTACAATTCTTTCTCGATGCTGGAGATGACCTGTGTCTGGCTCCAGCCGAAATCCAACGTGACTATATTGGCCTAGGTAGCACGACGAAGTTCCAGTGCACAAAGAAGGAGTATTGGTCCCACAAGTCACCGCGCTTCGGGAGCAGCAACCCCGAAGTTATGGGCAATCCTTTCTGGAATGATATGGTCAAACTTGGCTGCAATGCTTACGCGGCACGTAAACGCTTCAAGGATGACAATCCCTTTTCAAATCCTGGTCCTGTCTGGTGCTACGATCGTTTCGGAGCCACTTTGACCCAGTTGTCGGATGGCCGATTTGTCCAAATCGGGGGAGAGCACGAAGATTACTACGATCCTGATTTCTGCATCTACAACGATGTCGTCGTCCATGATGGGACTGGTGAGTTCGAGATTTACGGATATCCGAAGGAGATTTTTCCACCAACGGACTTCCACACAGCGACCCTTGTTGAGAATGCCATCTATGTGATCGGCTGTCTCGGATATGTCGATCAAAGAGAGATTGGGGTCACTCCTGTCTATCGACTGGAACTGGATACCTGGTGTTTCGAGCAGGTCGAGACGCATGGAGACATCCCAAGTTGGTTGCATCGTCATCGTGCTCAGTTTGATGCATCCAGAAACGTCATTACCGTTGAGGTGGGAGACGTTCAGGTCTCTAAGGATAGTGACAACGCAACGCTCTCCCCCAACACAGACCAATTCGAGCTTGATCTTGGCTCACTGAAATGGCGGACCGTGGATCATCAACCGAAATGA